Proteins co-encoded in one Flavobacteriales bacterium genomic window:
- a CDS encoding SufD family Fe-S cluster assembly protein has translation GEDQIFYCNQRGLDTEQAIGLIVNGYCKEVLNKLPMEFAVEAQKLLAISLEGSVG, from the coding sequence TTGGAGAAGATCAGATCTTCTACTGCAATCAGCGTGGTTTGGACACCGAGCAGGCCATCGGCCTTATCGTGAATGGATATTGTAAAGAAGTGTTGAACAAGCTTCCAATGGAATTTGCCGTGGAAGCGCAGAAACTACTAGCGATTTCGCTGGAAGGAAGTGTTGGATGA